AACGGGCGACCTGCGGATTCGAAGTCCGACGCTCTATCCAACTGAGCTACGGGCGCTTGGGGTGAGTGATGGGATTCGAACCCACGACCGCTGGGTCCACAACCCAGTGCTCTAACCAACTGAGCTACACTCACCACAAAGAAGCGGGAATAATTTAATTGTATAGGAAATTGACTTTTTATCCTACCCCCTCACCCCCGCCCTCTCCCCCGTTTGCGGGGGAGAGGGGAAGGGTGAGGGGGCTTAACTTGAATACAGGACAACTGACTCCACTGGCGCGCCTGGAGGGACTCGAACCCCCGGCCCACAGCTTAGAAGGCTGTTGCTCTATCCGGTTGAGCTACAGGCGCCAGGTTTTCTTTTAGCATTTTTGGATCGACTTGTCAAATAAATATAGGGAGAAAGGCAATAAGGAAGAGGCTATAGGCAATGGGCGATAGGTAAAATGGGTTATTTGCGTTATTTGCTTAAATTTGCTTAGTTTCGCTCTGCGCTATAATCTTTGCTAATCTTAATTCGTTGCTTTTTGAGAGTTGTTGTGGTAAATGGAGAATCTAAAATCGATTATTTATGTTATGGGGGAAGCTGATGACCTGCATTTTCTGTCATATTGTCGCCCATGAATTGCCGGCTGAGATTCTCTATGAAGATGAGGATCTGGCCGTTTTTAAGGATATTAATCCGGAAGCCCCGGTTCACCTCCTGATCGTTCCCAGAAAGCATATTGACTCAATCAATGCTCTGGATGAAAAAAATGTCGGAGTTGTATCTAAGATGGTGCTTGCCGCCAAGCGTATGGCGGAACAACATGGAGTCCAGTCTGGCTATCGGCTGATGATGAACAACGGCCGGGAGGCTGGTCAGGTGGTGTATCATCTGCACATGCATTTCATGGGGGGATGGGGGCGGAAACCGGTAAGAAGATGAAAAAGGTTATCGATTTTTTGGGAGGTTGTTGCGTCACTCTTTTTTTCTTAGTGACTTACCAAATTATGCACGGGATTAATTTTTTTAAAGAACGGAAAGAAAGGGTTCACGGGTCCAAGGATTCAAGGGTTCGAGTGAAATAATGAAAGGACAGAGGGCAAGTAAAATATGGTCGGGGCGAGAGGATTTGAACCTCCGACCCCCTGCGCCCAAGACAGGTGCGCTACCAGGCTGCGCTACGCCCCGACGATTAGTCAATGGGTAGAAGCGTTGAAGCGTGAATGCGTCAACATCTATACGCATCTACCCATTTACCCCTTGCGCCCTCACAATTTAGGTTATTTTTATACCATGAGATGGAGAAGGAAGGCAAGGAGCGATTAGGCGAGAAACTGCGGCAGAATGAGTTTTAGCTTTTTTAGGGCCTGGGCCCGATGGCTGATCTGATTTTTTACCTCTGGCTCAAGCTCTGCCATGGTCTTGCCAAACTCGGGAACAAAAAAGATTGGGTCAAACCCGAAACCATGCTTTCCTTGCGGGGTAAAAGTGATCCTCCCCCGGCATTTCCCTTCCACGGTTTGCATCTCTCCCTCAGGGGAAACAATGGCCATAACACAAATAAATTCAGCTCCCCTTTGAC
Above is a window of Deltaproteobacteria bacterium DNA encoding:
- a CDS encoding histidine triad nucleotide-binding protein, with amino-acid sequence MTCIFCHIVAHELPAEILYEDEDLAVFKDINPEAPVHLLIVPRKHIDSINALDEKNVGVVSKMVLAAKRMAEQHGVQSGYRLMMNNGREAGQVVYHLHMHFMGGWGRKPVRR